In Fragaria vesca subsp. vesca linkage group LG5, FraVesHawaii_1.0, whole genome shotgun sequence, the genomic stretch ATCACCAATTTTTATTTTATTTTTCAGATTATTTCCCCACCTGTAGCAAGGCCTTCACGTTCTCTGGTGAGTCGGGTCCTAACAATCCCCGGATGGACACAGTTCACAGTCACGTTGGCCTCCATTTCCTGTTAGTGTTCAAATCCAAAAAACCAAATAATATCAAAGAGAGGGAAAAAACAAAAATCGCTTTTGATCGAATAACTAAAAACTGATCCATATGATGAGGATGATGATGAAATCCAGAGGAGAGGACAAGTACAAACCCTGAGCCTGCGAGCGAGTTCCTTGGTGTGCAAAACGTTGGCGAGCTTCGAGAGGGCATACGCACGTGTCTCGTCGTATTGGCTGCTGACGATCCAGACAAAATTTCCAATGATCATAAAATGTCAAACTCTTCCATACAAAAATTTAATTAAAACAATTCACATGGATCGAAGATTCTCACATAGAGAGACCTCACCTTCTGTTCCGGCTTATCTCGCCGAGGTATCGGATTGTATCGCCGGAAAACCAGCCGTGAATGGCAGACGACACGTTCACTATTCGACCTTGGACGCCGGTGGCCTCCGCCGTCTGGATTATTTTGTTCAGCAGCAGCTTCGTTAACAGAAAATGACCTGAACAAGATCGGCTGCTCCGTTATAATCTTCGTTAGTTTATTCGGAACTAACTAGTAGAACTTAATACCTCCCACTTACCAAGATAATTAGTAGCAAAGGTCAGTTCGATGCCGTCTTCAGAAATCGCATGCTCGTGCGCGAACTTTCCGGCGTTGTTTCTGGAAAAAAAAAAAAAAAAAAGAACAAAAGAACAAAACGGTCGATCAATACTTCAATACCTTAATTTTTCTACCTTTTGAACAAAGAAAAAAGGAATAAATTGGAGCTAGAACTTACATGAGGAGATTAAGAGATACGTTGAGGGATTCGAACTCAGAGACGAAGTTTCTGACTGAAGTAAGAGAGCTGAGATCAAGCGCCATGACGACGATCTCGGAGCCCGGAAACTCAGCGACGATTCTTGCCTTAGCGTCCTCGGCGGCTTTGAGGCTCCGAGCAGGGAGGACCAGCCTTGCCCCGCGCTTGGCTAACACTCGCGCCGTCTCCGCTCCAATCCCCGACGTAGCACCTAATGACAAAAACCAACCATATATACGATGGATGATTAAAACTCAACTGTTCAAAATTGATCGTAGTTTTTTGGGTGGCGCCGATTAAGAGGAAGACGTACCTGTGATGATGGCGGTGATGGAGCTGAGATCGGGGCAGCTTTCGGTGACTTGTTCGGCGGTGCTCTTGGAGCCGTAACCGCTAGCACCGACCGAGCCGATCAGGTACTTCACGGTTTCGAGCATTTTTTTGTTTGTTTTCTTTTTGTTGTTGTTTGTGTTTCTGGTTTGGTTGGTGTTGTTGAAGCAGTGGTGGTTGCTGATACTGATATGACTACGTTGACCAGAACGGAGAAGAAATGTGAGCTGAAGAAGTAAGGTACGTACGTGTTTGGTTATTCACGGAGCTTTCTGAAAGTGGCCGCTTTGCATTGAATAGTGAGGTTGAGAGAGAAACTCAGGGGGAGAGTGGATCAGAGGGATGGAGTTTATAATGATGGGGTTTGGCTCCTTTATCAACTAGGGTGAAGAGGAGAAGATTATGAAGAAGATTATATATTTGTCAGGGATTGATTGAAGGATGATTATATTTAATTTTTGCATGAGGGGGTTAATTTTTTTCCTTATAGAAAAATAATTCG encodes the following:
- the LOC101310029 gene encoding short-chain dehydrogenase TIC 32, chloroplastic-like; the encoded protein is MLETVKYLIGSVGASGYGSKSTAEQVTESCPDLSSITAIITGATSGIGAETARVLAKRGARLVLPARSLKAAEDAKARIVAEFPGSEIVVMALDLSSLTSVRNFVSEFESLNVSLNLLINNAGKFAHEHAISEDGIELTFATNYLGHFLLTKLLLNKIIQTAEATGVQGRIVNVSSAIHGWFSGDTIRYLGEISRNRSSQYDETRAYALSKLANVLHTKELARRLREMEANVTVNCVHPGIVRTRLTREREGLATDLVFLLASKLLKTIPQAAATTCYVATHPKMIGVSGKYFADCNETSPSKLGSNLVEAGRLWSASEVMVSKDSGAIFADQY